In the genome of Aspergillus luchuensis IFO 4308 DNA, chromosome 2, nearly complete sequence, one region contains:
- a CDS encoding enoyl-CoA hydratase/isomerase family protein (COG:I;~EggNog:ENOG410PK7T;~InterPro:IPR001753,IPR029045,IPR014748;~PFAM:PF00378;~go_function: GO:0003824 - catalytic activity [Evidence IEA]), giving the protein MSITLPPSYESHPTTHIKLSHHPPNTPSPTPVIIITLNRPDKRNAFTSTMAQELEWAFTTLDRDPRVKVIILTGSGDTFCAGADLEIGFSVGEKGKEKLNLRDYRDSGGRVALSIHRCRKPTIAAMQGSAVGVGMTMTLPAAIRIAHTPSKYGFVFARRGITMESCSSYLLPRLIGYSRAMYLVSTGAVYPPTSPHFGGLFAETFPTKEGVMKRAVELASEMAQLVSPMAGALNRALMWRAPASVEEAHLLESRVLGHMFASEDQKEGVGAFFEKRKPEFKCDLDVDGPGNYPWWAEVDIDPRGEVENKSKL; this is encoded by the exons ATGTCCATcaccctccccccatcctaCGAATcccacccaacaacccacATCAAActctcccaccacccacccaacaccccctccccgacccccgtcatcatcatcaccctcaacCGGCCCGACAAACGCAAtgccttcacctccaccatggcccaAGAGCTCGAATGGGCCTTCACAACCCTGGACCGCGATCCCCGCGTGAAAGTAATCATCCTGACCGGCAGCGGAGATACATTCTGCGCTGGAGCAGATCTCGAAATTGGATTTAGTGTAGgcgagaaggggaaggagaagttgaACTTGCGTGATTATCGCGATAG CGGCGGCCGCGTCgccctctccatccaccgATGCCGCAAGCCCACCATCGCCGCGATGCAAGGCTCCGCCGTAGGAGTCGGTATGACCATGACTCTTCCTGCTGCTATTCG AATCGCCCACACCCCCAGCAAATACGGCTTCGTCTTCGCCCGCCGCGGCATCACCATGGAATCCTGCTCCAgctacctcctcccccgaCTAATCGGGTACTCGCGCGCCATGTACCTCGTCTCCACGGGTGCAGTGTACCCGCCCACGTCACCGCACTTCGGGGGTCTCTTTGCCGAGACATTTCCCACCAAGGAAGGGGTTATGAAGCGGGCGGTGGAGTTGGCGAGTGAGATGGCTCAGCTGGTGAGTCCGATGGCTGGGGCGTTGAATCGGGCGTTGATGTGGAGGGCGCCGGCGAGTGTCGAGGAGGCGCATTTGCTGGAGTCGAGGGTTTTGGGTCATATGTTTGCTTCTGA GGATCAGAAGGAGGGTGTTGGGGCGTTCTttgagaagaggaagcccgAGTTCAAGTGTGatttggatgtggatgggcCGGGGAATTATCCTTGGTGGGCGGAGGTGGATATTGATCCGAGGGGGGAGGTTGAGAATAAGTCAAAGCTGTAA